Proteins found in one Ptychodera flava strain L36383 chromosome 16, AS_Pfla_20210202, whole genome shotgun sequence genomic segment:
- the LOC139114084 gene encoding collagen alpha-1(IX) chain-like isoform X2: protein MALQLILVTAMLLQPSLAQVTDGDSDGDGQCLSICAQSWPDTRGPMGPPGPPGSPGISGPLGRQGQPGVIGPVGTQGIKGEPGEKGIKGQPGTKGEQGLSGATGQNGFPGKVGPRGQKGDTGDKGMPGEQGVPGRTEIQDFEYQTVAFSVARKTLLLSTTVPLWIEGLCQHQFRSDHHIH, encoded by the exons ATGGCGTTACAACTCATCCTAGTTACTGCCATGCTGCTTCAGCCATCGTTGGCACAGGTGACTGATGGTGACAGTGATGGTGATGGTCAGTGTCTGAGCATCTGTGCCCAGTCTTGGCCAGACACTAGAGGACCAATGGGACCACCTGGGCCCCCTGGTTCACCTGGTATTTCCGGACCATTAGGAAGACAAG GTCAACCTGGTGTCATTGGGCCAGTGGGAACTCAGGGAATCAAAGGTGAACCAGGTGAGAAAGGAATCAAGGGACAGCCTGGCACAAAAGGGGAACAAG GTCTATCAGGCGCCACAGGTCAGAATGGTTTTCCCGGAAAGGTTGGCCCCAGAGGTCAAAAGGGGGACACAGGGGACAAAGGCATGCCGGGGGAGCAAGGCGTACCAGGAAGGACAGAAATACAGGATTTTGAATACCAGACTGTGGCATTCTCTGTGGCTAGGAAAACCTTACTTCTCagcaccacagtccctctatggatagagggactgtgtcagCACCAATTCAGATCAGACCATCACATTCACTGA